A single Seriola aureovittata isolate HTS-2021-v1 ecotype China chromosome 19, ASM2101889v1, whole genome shotgun sequence DNA region contains:
- the knl1 gene encoding kinetochore scaffold 1 isoform X2, whose amino-acid sequence MESQESAKNDESSGFSKRRISSILKAPRKSARFPDPEQQENVVECARPVEKRNSRRVSFAPANDVLLFSKDVKNASPARSPLQEIMTATAAATTQNRVQVVEDGTQQIMGMATLLNAPLHASQQQDKVSFDTEENLVEKTVMFSTDEAFMDMTHSHTINIASDATIADISLQNYDALPTGGEKTVMFTAGDASMDMTLSRTFNMTNVSVSLPTGRNMDLSSSVPSLDPGFENFLASLSKPSATVETNNSLANIKTQKAVVDKENQVPPSVSAMRKKSQNASMRTGESSDGSVLCPEVNVSMDMTEAQTDRILGVTDDDDPFQCLFPTEDMYAHSKKRVSQTTEMMKTKQLQSSKTLGYSDPKDMTSLKNPSLHVSHPRHKVNFDAKNECREKTMMFTADDEFMDMTQSHTVNIAHGPLALQQMSAGGLDTGFNNFLASLSKPSGPTVNPVIERMVPSTTASSKDTNTNSSLSMPKTQRADVGKDNRLLNTSRSSGETSVGGAVCSENDMSMDLTEAQTGHIIGITGSDDPFQFLLPTQDMYPHSESLKKANMTSAQKSSEALGSSNRTGMETSLKPSLKPKVQRHQDKLDTEDDYREKTVRFSADDACMDVTQSHTVNITDFKLQSLQNLGFSPCREKTVRFNSNDAAMDMTECLTVNIDSNLVSDSVCPVETQESEKYGPPKAASSSNIRDSSDGAPICPEGDVSMDITEAQTGKILGIADTDDPLQYLFPSQDMYSQSGNLRKTEMTSQLQSSEVPGSSNFKGMENSLKTSLKTKMQRHQVNFDAKDDCREKTVRFSADGAAMDVTQSHTVNIAAHFEPQPDPNLNFLPTCGEKTVRFTADNACMDVTRSHTVNIASEIEVPSHQNVDRLPICGDKTVRFTANDAAMDVTRSHTVNITSHLGLQSHQNMDFLPTSGEKTVRFTSSDAAMDVTRSHTVNISSVSGLPSHQNVDPVPTCGEKTVRFTASDAAMDVTKSHTVNIASNAGPKSHQNLDFLPTCGEKMATFSANDAAMDVRRGCTVNIESHLGPQSQQNVDFLPTCEKTARFNSNDGAMDMTQCLTVNIASNSVSDSVLPCQESNIISTNGNADLPLTVRKRERSRSSSVHSLDPGLQNSLSKMSGPWTNPVITKAVTLAAPSPVEGASTNGYLQVQKPFLDAENVAPGFVPAPMEKPQYKPMTDCSENNVSMDMTEAQTGHILGQTCTGKLPQCLSSTEESCPNSDHLKETEATSQQSNEALGSSIPNGVVIANCPDSTDLSEIATWKEPGPRNNTSLSQKIESSPSAIDQDADMLHSRKSRRMSLADVLSKVRRLSHMINTAPDTMAMESGTAPLAQLDHDLDKNSKDETAPQPLPVQEPEPEMGLVNSQDNTQAQCLTQEEASTTTTPFNLKTKQLMSRLSMGGFKPKLPQRSKPDDPKKVNSVGDRTKTITVNVTNQMSDSNNDVSDIYDEELGSYEDMSETLDPRSPQKVSEKVSHSQEFNIDELLEEDVFEKDLIFAVNGKKRPLPKDDNNMEDEKRMKASTDVEMELQSHFVEGDGNISTAPNMTTHTTDGSSSSHTTSIRCEAAFESTLKQSLFESQLEDYASDEQKKLDDGTITVLEFFKLFNIDFVIHNPRQSILPGRILSDTDRSPMDLLKDRHISRPKQMVYETNVLNLTEKVEGFKVRMRDLDKPLKIVNRPLWEEMRDSSEKGLKSFGVKLKERNNFFRKTSKAQSHEMKEDLYSNLVQANLEEQQKLRGTIEKADEMIKSLDDCICELETELAAVEEKGFEDKPSLKSRQEEIKKVTEVLADNERQMSELELQKQQDLNKIKRLEAETRNFRSHVTVLHMVNEWRSGEKKDNCIVYTFLHDTMHLQLAYEKYKGADNQSERKISHITFKLQLDDEKSQPHARLVHKLLSQYIESETSWVEKYPTSKHVPKLLHDVGLVVSRCRLLGEELRLLKMWGGLRLDILNISCVDTQVHIVFSSLKKFSKFEVVLSVSLINHLCVLQVESFKNMIGSSEIKQIEEIVASFSPTKNLLTKIVKKIHDNLLC is encoded by the exons ATGGAGTCCCAGGAGTCTGCAAAGAATGA TGAAAGCAGTGGATTCTCCAAACGGCGCATTTCCTCG attTTAAAAGCCCCACGGAAATCAGCCAGATTCCCTGACCCAGAGCAACAGGAAAATGTG GTGGAATGTGCCAGACCTGTGGAAAAAAGGAATTCAAGAAGAGTCAGTTTTGCCCCTGCCAACGATGTTCTTCTGTTTTCAAA GGATGTGAAAAATGCCTCTCCTGCCCGAAGTCCTTTACAAGAGATAATGACAGCAA CAGCGGCAGCAACCACACAGAATAG GGTCCAGGTGGTGGAAGATGGGACTCAACAGATCATGG GAATGGCAACCCTTTTAAATGCCCCTCTACATGCTTCTCAACAACAGGATAAG GTCAGCTTTGATACTGAGGAAAACCTTGTGGAGAAAACAGTGATGTTTTCTACAGATGAAGCATTCATGGACATGACCCACAGTCACACTATAAACATTGCTAGTGATGCAACTATTGCAGACATTTCCCTCCAAAACTATGACGCTTTACCAACTGGTGGAGAAAAAACAGTGATGTTCACTGCAGGTGATGCATCCATGGATATGACCCTTAGTCGGACTTTCAACATGACAAATGTGTCCGTATCACTACCCACTGGCAGAAACATGGACTTATCCTCATCAGTGCCTAGTTTGGATCCAGGATTTGAAAACTTCCTTGCAAGTCTATCTAAACCGAGTGCCACCGTTGAGACAAACAACTCCCTTGccaatattaaaacacaaaaggcTGTTGTGGACAAAGAGAATCAGGTTCCACCTTCAGTTTCAGCTATGAGGAAGAAGTCACAAAATGCTTCCATGAGGACTGGGGAATCATCTGATGGCAGTGTACTCTGTCCAGAAGTTAATGTTAGCATGGATATGACCGAAGCTCAAACTGACCGCATTCTGGGAGTCACAGATGATGACGATCCTTTTCAGTGTCTTTTCCCCACAGAAGACATGTATGCCCACTCTAAAAAAAGAGTATCACAAACGACGGAGATGATGAAGACCAAACAGCTACAGAGCAGTAAAACCCTGGGATATTCTGACCCCAAAG ATATGACATCCTTGAAGAATCCTTCTCTACATGTTTCTCATCCAAGACACAAG GTCAACTTTGATgcaaaaaatgaatgcagagagaaaacaatgatGTTCACTGCGGATGATGAGTTTATGGACATGACTCAGAGTCACACTGTTAACATTGCCCATGGTCCATTAGCTCTTCAGCAAATGTCAGCAGGTGGTTTGGATACCGGATTTAATAACTTCCTTGCAAGTCTCTCTAAACCAAGTGGCCCCACTGTTAATCCTGTGATTGAAAGAATGGTACCATCTACTACAGCATCCTCTAAAGACACTAACACAAACAGCTCCCTGTCCATGCCTAAAACGCAGAGGGCTGATGTAGGTAAAGATAATCGGTTACTAAATACAAGCCGCAGCTCTGGAGAAACATCTGTTGGAGGTGCAGTCTGTTCTGAAAATGACATGAGCATGGATCTGACTGAAGCTCAAACAGGCCACATTATAGGAATCACTGGTTCAGATGATccttttcagtttcttttacCCACACAAGACATGTACCCCCACAGTGAAAGTCTGAAGAAAGCAAACATGACTTCAGCACAGAAGAGCAGTGAAGCACTTGGATCATCTAACCGTACAG GTATGGAAACCTCATTGAAGCCATCTTTAAAACCAAAGGTGCAAAGACATCAG GACAAGTTGGACACTGAAGATGactacagagagaaaacagtgaggtTTTCTGCAGATGATGCCTGTATGGATGTgacacaaagtcacacagtCAACATCACTGATTTCAAACTGCAGTCACTCCAAAATCTGGGCTTTTCACCTTGCAGAGAGAAAACTGTGAGATTCAATTCAAATGATGCAGCTATGGATATGACTGAGTGCCTCACTGTAAATATAGACAGTAACTTAGTGTCAGATTCAGTTTGCCCTGTGGAGACACaagaaagtgagaaatatgGTCCACCTAAAGCTGCATCATCCTCTAACATTAGAGACTCATCAGATGGGGctccaatctgtcctgaagGTGATGTAAGCATGGATATTACTGAGGCTCAAACAGGCAAAATTTTAGGAATCGCAGATACAGATGATCCTCTTCAGTATCTTTTTCCCTCACAAGACATGTACTCCCAAAGTGGTAACTTGAGGAAAACAGAGATGACTTCACAACTGCAGAGCAGTGAAGTACCCGGATCATCTAATTTTAAAG GTATGGAGAACTCTTTGAAGACTTCTTTAAAGACAAAGATGCAAAGACATCAG GTCAACTTTGATGCTAAAGAcgactgcagagagaaaacagtgaggtTCTCTGCAGATGGTGCAGCTATGGATGTGACACAAAGTCACACGGTCAACATTGCCGCTCATTTCGAACCACAGCCCGACCCAAACTTGAACTTCTTACCTACATGTGGAGAGAAGACAGTGAGGTTCACTGCAGATAATGCCTGTATGGATGTGACACGAAGTCACACTGTAAACATTGCCTCGGAGATTGAAGTGCCATCACACCAAAATGTTGATCGTCTGCCTATTTGTGGAGATAAAACTGTGAGGTTCACTGCAAATGATGCAGCTATGGATGTGACGCGAAGTCACACTGTAAACATTACAAGTCATCTGGGACTCCAGTCACACCAAAATATGGACTTTTTACCTACTtctggagagaaaacagtgaggtTCACTTCAAGTGATGCAGCTATGGATGTGACGCGAAGTCACACTGTAaacatttcctctgtctctggactgCCATCACACCAAAATGTCGACCCTGTACCTACATGTGGAGAGAAAACCGTGAGGTTCACTGCGAGTGATGCAGCTATGGATGTCACAAAAAGTCACACTGTAAACATTGCAAGTAATGCAGGACCAAAGTCACACCAAAATTTGGACTTTTTACCTACTTGTGGTGAGAAAATGGCGACGTTCAGTGCAAATGATGCAGCTATGGATGTGAGACGAGGTTGCACTGTTAACATAGAAAGTCATTTGGGACCACAGTCACAGCAAAATGTCGACTTTTTACCTACTTGTGAGAAAACAGCAAGGTTCAATTCAAATGATGGAGCTATGGATATGACCCAATGCCTCACTGTAAATATTGCCAGCAATTCAGTTTCAGATTCAGTTCTTCCATGCCAAGAATCAAACATCATATCCACCAACGGAAACGCAGATTTGCCTTTAActgtgaggaagagagaaagaagcagatCCTCGTCAGTACACAGCCTGGATCCAGGACTTCAAAACTCCCTGTCTAAGATGAGTGGCCCATGGACTAATCCTGTGATCACCAAAGCAGTTACTCTGGCTGCGCCATCCCCTGTAGAAGGTGCCAGTACAAATGGCTACCTTCAAGTGCAGAAGCCTTTTTTGGATGCAGAAAATGTAGCTCCAGGTTTTGTTCCAGCTCCCATGGAGAAGCCACAATATAAACCCATGACAGACTGTTCAGAAAACAATGTAAGCATGGATATGACTGAAGCTCAAACAGGCCACATTTTGGGACAAACCTGCACAGGTAAACTCCCTCAATGTCTTTCTTCAACAGAAGAATCCTGCCCCAATTCTGATCATTTGAAGGAAACCGAGGCAACGTCACAGCAGAGCAATGAAGCACTGGGTTCATCTATCCCTAATGGTGTGGTAATTGCAAACTGTCCAGATTCCACTGACTTGAGTGAAATTGCGACCTGGAAAGAACCCGGACCAAGAAATAACACTTCTTTATCACAGAAGATTGAAAGTTCTCCCAGTGCTATTGACCAAGATGCTGATATGTTACATTCACGGAAGTCTAGACGAATGAGTTTAGCTGATGTCCTGTCAAAAGTAAGGCGTTTGAGCCACATGATAAATACAGCTCCTGATACTATGGCCATGGAAAGCGGCACAGCACCTTTGGCTCAGTTGGACCACGACTTGGACAAAAACTCAAAAGACGAAACGGCACCGCAACCCCTGCCTGTACAGGAGCCTGAACCTGAAATGGGTTTGGTAAATAGTCAAGATAATACACAAGCTCAGTGTCTTACACAAGAAGAAGCCTCAACTACTACTACTCCTTTCAACTTGAAGACTAAACAACTTATGTCAAGACTCTCAATGGGAGGCTTTAAGCCGAAACTCCCACAAAGAAGCAAACCTGATGATCCAAAGAAGGTGAATTCTGTGGGAGACCGTACAAAGACAATAACTGTCAATGTTACTAATCAAATGAGTGATTCTAACAACGATGTGAGTGATATTTACGATGAAGAGCTTGGAAGTTATGAAGATATGTCTGAAACGCTGGACCCAAGGAGTCCCCAGAAAGTCAGTGAAAAAGTGAGTCATTCCCAGGAATTCAACATCGATGAGCTTTTAGAGGAAGATGTTTTTGAAAAGGACCTTATTTTTGCTGTCAATGGAAAGAAGAGGCCTTTGCCAAAAGATGACAATAATATGGAGGATGAGAAGAGAATGAAAGCATCCACTGACGTTGAAATG GAATTACAGTCTCATTTTGTGGAGGGTGATGGGAACATTAGCACAGCTCCGAATATGACTACACACACTACTGATGGCTCCAGCAGCAGTCACACAACCAGCATCAGATGTGAAGCTGCATTTGAGTCCA CTTTGAAACAAAGCCTGTTTGAATCCCAGCTTGAAGACTATGCAAGTGATGAGCAAAAG AAACTGGATGATGGCACCATTACTGTGTTAGAGTTCTTTAAACTCTTTAACATAGACTTCGTCATCCATAATCCTCGGCAAAGTATCCTTCCTGGCAGA aTTTTGTCAGACACAGATCGCTCACCAATGGATTTACTGAAAGACAGGCATATTAGCCGTCCTAAACAGATGGTGTACGAGACAAATGTCCTGAACCTCACAGAAAAGGTGGAGGG GTTTAAGGTGCGAATGCGGGACCTAGACAAACCCCTGAAGATTGTTAACAGACCTTTGTGGGAAGAGATGAGAGATTCTTCAGAGAAAGGG CTCAAATCCTTCGGTGTAAAactaaaagagagaaataactTCTTCAGAAAGACGAGCAAAGCTCAGTCACATGAAATGAAGGAGGACCTGTACTCGAATCTTGTGCAGGCTAATCTG gaGGAGCAACAGAAGTTGAGAGGAACAATTGAGAAAGcagatgaaatgataaaaagtCTGGATGACTGTATTTGTGAATTAGAAACAG AACTTGCTGCAGTTGAAGAAAAAGGCTTTGAAGATAAACCAAGTCTGAAATCACGTCAGGAAG aaattaaGAAAGTCACTGAAGTTTTGGCCGATAATGAAAG ACAAATGTCTGAACTGGAGTTGCAGAAGCAGCaggatttaaataaaatcaagagGCTGGAAGCTGAAACGAGGAACTTCAGGAGCCATGTCACCGTGCTGCATAT GGTGAATGAATGGAGGTCTGGAGAGAAGAAGGACAACTGCATAGTCTACACTTTTCTCCATGACACCATGCATCTGCAGTTGGCGTATGAAAAATACAAAG GTGCTGATAATCAGTCAGAGAGGAAGATATCTCACATCACCTTCAAACTCCAACTTGatg ATGAGAAGTCGCAGCCCCATGCCCGCCTCGTTCACAAACTACTCTCTCAGTACATTGAGAGTGAAACCTCATGGGTGGAGAAGTATCCAACAAGTAAACATGTGCCAAAG CTGCTCCATGACGTTGGCCTGGTGGTGAGTCGCTGTCGTCTGCTGGGAGAGGAGCTGCGTCTGCTGAAAATGTGGGGAGGTTTAAGGCTCGACATCCTGAACATCAGCTGTGTCGACACTCA aGTGCACATTGTCTTCAGTAGTCTCAAGAAATTTTCCAAGTTTGAGGTGGTCCTCTCTGTCAGTTTGATCAACCACCTCTGCGTCCTTCAAGTAGAGAGCTTTAAGAACATGATCGGAAGCTCTGA GATCAAACAGATTGAAGAGATCGTGGCATCGTTCAGTCCAACAAAGAACCTCTTGACGAAGATTGTCAAAAAGATTCATGATAATCTACTCTGTTGA